From Halobacillus sp. Marseille-Q1614, the proteins below share one genomic window:
- a CDS encoding PD-(D/E)XK nuclease family protein translates to MYEVRDYPELSWSLSRHKTMLTCLRKYAYDYYVSHNGWLADANTLARQTYRLKKITNLEMHFGSVVHDLIYQIIQRVLQNKEIPSEELVVDEIRHHLNRGFIESTKKEHLWQHRPKHYTMLHEIYYSQTNTLPAGKIEKITERLHTTVKNFYASTSFADVLNKKDMRFLESEKFRYMMINGVKIFIVMDLVYKDLKNNRWVIVDWKTGKSSEEDRNQLALYALYLKQKYNIDSLEVIVIRNEYLLDGTSVEHTLTEHDVMNVQRLYNISIEHMQSLLADESKNAPKPLDSFPMQTNPKICAMCNYQELCFPAPSNV, encoded by the coding sequence ATGTATGAAGTCAGAGACTACCCTGAACTGTCGTGGTCCCTATCCCGTCACAAAACAATGCTGACTTGTTTAAGAAAATATGCCTACGATTACTACGTCTCACATAACGGCTGGCTTGCAGATGCCAATACGCTGGCGAGACAGACGTACCGATTAAAAAAGATTACCAACTTAGAAATGCATTTCGGAAGTGTTGTTCACGATTTAATCTATCAAATTATCCAGCGGGTTCTGCAAAATAAAGAGATTCCAAGCGAGGAGCTCGTTGTAGACGAGATTCGCCACCACTTGAACCGTGGATTCATTGAATCTACGAAAAAGGAGCATTTATGGCAGCACAGGCCGAAGCATTATACGATGCTTCACGAGATTTACTATAGTCAAACGAACACTCTGCCCGCAGGAAAAATCGAGAAAATCACTGAAAGGCTTCATACCACTGTGAAGAACTTTTATGCGAGTACGTCCTTTGCCGATGTACTGAATAAAAAGGATATGCGCTTTTTAGAATCAGAGAAGTTCCGCTATATGATGATAAATGGAGTTAAAATCTTTATTGTCATGGACTTAGTGTATAAAGATTTGAAGAATAACCGCTGGGTCATCGTCGACTGGAAAACAGGGAAATCCTCGGAGGAAGACCGCAATCAGCTGGCGCTCTATGCGTTATATCTAAAGCAAAAGTATAATATTGATTCTCTTGAGGTGATTGTGATCCGTAATGAGTACCTGCTAGATGGGACTTCTGTTGAGCATACGCTGACAGAACATGATGTTATGAATGTGCAGCGGCTTTATAATATCAGCATTGAGCATATGCAGTCTCTATTAGCAGATGAAAGCAAGAATGCTCCTAAGCCTCTCGATTCTTTTCCTATGCAGACGAATCCAAAAATCTGCGCGATGTGCAATTATCAGGAACTGTGCTTCCCTGCCCCTTCTAATGTTTAA
- a CDS encoding MGMT family protein yields the protein MKPFTENVLTVIRSIPEGRVMTYGQVAAKAGSPRAARQVVRILHSMSRKHHLPWHRVLNAKGEIALKDEEAAMEQQLALKMEGVSVINRKIDLNTYQADV from the coding sequence ATGAAGCCTTTTACCGAAAATGTCCTCACGGTGATTCGTTCAATCCCTGAAGGCCGTGTCATGACATATGGCCAGGTGGCTGCAAAAGCAGGCAGCCCCCGGGCAGCAAGACAGGTCGTTCGAATTCTCCATTCAATGAGCCGGAAACATCACCTTCCTTGGCACCGCGTCCTCAACGCAAAAGGTGAAATTGCTTTAAAAGACGAAGAGGCAGCAATGGAACAGCAGCTGGCTCTTAAAATGGAAGGCGTTTCTGTTATCAACCGAAAAATCGATTTAAATACTTATCAAGCCGATGTATAA
- the thiD gene encoding bifunctional hydroxymethylpyrimidine kinase/phosphomethylpyrimidine kinase, with translation MSISRVLTIAGSAAQGSAGIQADLKTFQELDVYGMSAITAIVANNSKTDKGIFTQPLEAVEAQIHASFEHVGPHALKTGMLFTEEIIQAVSGLIKDYKIKNVVVDPVMIGKMGSQLLKDEAIEALTQQVLPAALIITPNLKEAARLLNTPVPDSPEMMKHAARELHKLGPKYILIKGGSLQDYPAVDVLFDGERMIELESKRIDTIHTSGAGCTYSAAITAELAKGKSVEEAVRTAKAFVTEAIEQALSFDRGIGSTYHAAYRKRER, from the coding sequence ATGAGTATATCACGTGTGTTAACGATCGCTGGTTCCGCCGCTCAAGGAAGTGCTGGTATTCAGGCTGATCTTAAAACATTTCAAGAGCTTGATGTCTATGGGATGAGTGCCATAACTGCCATTGTGGCAAATAACTCAAAGACAGACAAAGGTATCTTTACACAGCCCCTTGAAGCGGTGGAAGCACAAATTCACGCCTCCTTTGAACACGTTGGTCCCCACGCCTTGAAAACAGGGATGCTGTTTACCGAAGAAATTATTCAGGCGGTAAGCGGGCTGATTAAAGATTACAAAATAAAAAATGTGGTGGTTGACCCAGTGATGATCGGAAAAATGGGCTCACAGCTGCTTAAAGATGAAGCGATTGAAGCACTAACCCAGCAGGTGTTGCCGGCCGCCCTAATCATCACTCCTAATTTAAAAGAAGCAGCCCGTTTGCTAAATACACCGGTTCCAGACTCTCCAGAAATGATGAAGCATGCCGCCCGTGAGCTTCATAAACTGGGGCCCAAATATATTCTCATTAAAGGAGGATCTCTTCAAGACTACCCGGCTGTTGATGTTTTGTTTGATGGAGAGCGGATGATTGAGCTTGAATCTAAGCGGATCGATACGATTCATACGAGCGGAGCAGGCTGTACCTATTCGGCAGCTATTACTGCAGAGCTGGCTAAAGGAAAATCTGTAGAGGAAGCAGTGCGAACAGCTAAAGCTTTTGTAACTGAAGCGATCGAGCAGGCTCTTTCTTTTGACAGGGGCATCGGCTCCACTTACCATGCGGCCTATCGGAAAAGGGAGAGGTGA
- a CDS encoding Type 1 glutamine amidotransferase-like domain-containing protein: MPIAGFSAGALILPQICVMSAHDTSEKKAIYKKGLGILKDRVIAAHLLRWKDDQHLIDAVEEAGVSIGYGINDGAGLYVKNGQLIEIEGYVRLHYNQNI, encoded by the coding sequence GTGCCCATTGCCGGTTTCTCAGCAGGTGCCTTAATTTTGCCGCAAATATGTGTTATGTCTGCTCATGATACAAGTGAAAAGAAAGCTATTTATAAAAAAGGCCTCGGTATACTAAAAGACCGAGTGATAGCAGCACATTTATTAAGATGGAAAGATGATCAGCATTTAATTGACGCCGTGGAAGAGGCCGGTGTATCGATTGGGTACGGAATAAATGATGGCGCTGGATTATATGTGAAAAATGGACAGCTTATAGAAATTGAAGGGTATGTACGATTGCACTATAACCAAAATATATAA
- a CDS encoding rhodanese-related sulfurtransferase — MSSKDYRVLLYYKYVDMPDYEEYCDNHLKYCKDLGLRGRIIVSPEGINGTVSGTVEQVEEYMDYVRSDERFADIHFKIDEHEGHAFKKMHCRVKPELVNWSIENDDIDPKTFGGKHLKPKEFYEMLQDEDTIVIDGRNEYEYRIGHFRNAIKPGVDHSREFPEWVAENADKWKDKKVLTYCTGGIRCEKLTGILKKNGVEDVYQLEGGITTYGKDPEVKGQLFDGKMYVFDERIAVPVNQVEEKVVAKCEHCGKAEDRMINCSNPVCNRQYVCCKDCEIEHHAACTAECKEHPENRWDAQRQKQIDKYDRISGQL, encoded by the coding sequence ATGAGCTCAAAAGATTACCGAGTTCTGTTGTACTACAAATATGTTGATATGCCTGATTATGAAGAATACTGTGACAATCACTTAAAATATTGTAAAGATCTTGGCCTTCGCGGCCGAATCATCGTATCTCCAGAGGGCATCAATGGAACAGTTTCTGGTACAGTTGAACAAGTCGAGGAATACATGGATTACGTACGTTCCGATGAGCGGTTTGCAGACATTCATTTTAAAATTGATGAGCATGAAGGACATGCCTTCAAAAAAATGCACTGCCGCGTAAAACCTGAACTCGTCAATTGGAGTATCGAAAATGACGACATCGATCCCAAAACTTTCGGAGGCAAGCACCTTAAACCTAAAGAGTTTTACGAAATGCTTCAGGACGAAGACACGATCGTCATTGACGGACGCAATGAGTACGAATATCGCATCGGCCACTTCCGAAATGCAATCAAACCGGGCGTGGACCACTCCCGCGAATTTCCTGAGTGGGTCGCAGAAAATGCGGACAAATGGAAAGATAAAAAAGTTCTCACTTACTGCACAGGCGGAATCCGCTGTGAAAAGCTAACAGGTATTCTGAAGAAAAATGGTGTAGAAGACGTTTATCAGCTGGAAGGCGGAATTACAACTTACGGCAAAGACCCTGAAGTAAAAGGTCAGCTGTTTGACGGTAAAATGTATGTATTTGATGAGCGCATCGCTGTACCTGTGAATCAGGTCGAGGAAAAAGTAGTAGCGAAATGTGAGCACTGCGGCAAAGCAGAAGACCGCATGATTAACTGCAGCAACCCAGTATGCAACCGCCAATACGTCTGCTGTAAAGATTGTGAAATTGAACATCACGCAGCATGTACTGCAGAATGTAAAGAACATCCTGAAAACCGCTGGGATGCACAGCGTCAAAAACAAATCGATAAATACGACCGTATTTCCGGTCAATTATAA
- a CDS encoding cysteine hydrolase family protein, with protein MEKALIVIDYTVDFVAADGALTCGPPGQSIENNITQLTKGFLSDGSLVVFAVDVHENDDPFHPEAKLFPPHNIRGTKGRDLYGELKPLYEEHKSKDNLIWMDKTRYSAFCGTDLDVKLRERGINELHLVGVCTDICVLHTAVEAYNLGYRIIVHRNAVASFNQTGHEWALGHFESTLGASVL; from the coding sequence ATGGAAAAAGCTCTGATTGTCATTGATTATACGGTCGATTTCGTAGCGGCTGATGGTGCATTAACGTGCGGGCCGCCCGGCCAAAGCATTGAAAATAACATTACACAGCTCACGAAAGGTTTTCTGTCAGATGGCAGCCTCGTTGTATTCGCTGTAGATGTTCATGAGAATGATGATCCATTCCATCCGGAGGCTAAACTCTTTCCTCCTCATAATATACGCGGTACAAAAGGCCGTGACCTTTATGGCGAATTAAAACCTTTGTACGAAGAACATAAATCGAAAGACAATCTGATTTGGATGGATAAAACGAGGTACAGCGCTTTTTGCGGCACTGACTTGGATGTGAAGCTGCGCGAGCGGGGAATCAATGAACTTCATCTTGTGGGTGTCTGTACAGATATTTGTGTGCTCCATACGGCAGTTGAAGCCTATAACCTTGGATACCGCATTATTGTCCATAGAAACGCAGTGGCAAGCTTTAATCAGACGGGACATGAATGGGCATTGGGCCACTTCGAATCCACCCTGGGTGCATCTGTATTATAA
- a CDS encoding MFS transporter, with amino-acid sequence MLTLIPEDQTKRNVAIMWFANFFIAGSITMVLPFLSLYIDELGNFSSSYVQTWSGWVFGITFVTAFLFSPIWGKVGDRYGRKNILILSAAGLALSVLLMGFVTSVWQLFLLRLFMGIFTGFIPMSQALISTQTPKHIAGQVLGTLQTGSITGTLLGPMIGGLIADSIGYSTTFQFVSIFVFISAFIVLFGIKEQRMDTEDDGEKTSYTSKEVISHIVRQPVLLVVMVISLFIQVAHFSIQPILSLYVEELHGAANLALFSGIAFSAAGLGNLLMARRWGAIADRVGYTKILVILLFMAGLVYFPAAFVTNIWQLVILRFLLGVSIGGIIPVRTAYIRHKAPIAMQGEVLGYNTSLRFLGNIIGPAMGGMISGWYGFSAVFFITSGLLVLCGGTLLIALQKNTPSMKRHASSI; translated from the coding sequence ATGCTTACGCTTATTCCGGAAGATCAGACGAAAAGAAATGTAGCGATTATGTGGTTTGCTAACTTCTTTATCGCTGGAAGTATTACGATGGTTCTGCCATTTCTATCTTTATATATTGATGAGCTCGGGAACTTCTCAAGCTCTTATGTACAGACATGGTCAGGATGGGTGTTTGGAATTACCTTCGTGACCGCTTTTCTATTCTCACCTATCTGGGGAAAAGTCGGAGATCGATATGGAAGGAAAAATATACTGATCCTTTCTGCTGCAGGGTTAGCTCTATCCGTCTTATTAATGGGGTTTGTCACATCTGTGTGGCAGCTATTTCTTTTACGATTATTTATGGGGATTTTCACAGGGTTTATTCCGATGTCACAGGCTTTAATTTCAACTCAGACCCCTAAACATATTGCCGGACAAGTTCTCGGCACCTTACAGACAGGAAGCATTACCGGGACATTACTCGGACCGATGATCGGCGGTTTGATTGCCGACTCGATTGGATACAGCACCACTTTTCAATTTGTATCTATTTTTGTGTTTATCTCTGCTTTTATTGTTCTTTTCGGGATTAAGGAACAACGGATGGACACCGAAGACGATGGCGAAAAAACAAGCTATACGTCTAAAGAGGTAATCTCACACATTGTTAGACAGCCTGTTTTACTAGTGGTCATGGTCATTTCTTTATTTATTCAAGTGGCTCACTTCAGCATTCAGCCGATACTATCTTTATATGTAGAAGAATTGCACGGTGCGGCGAATCTGGCCCTCTTTTCAGGGATCGCCTTCTCAGCTGCCGGTCTTGGAAATCTGCTAATGGCCAGACGCTGGGGAGCTATTGCAGATCGTGTGGGTTATACAAAAATATTAGTAATCCTGTTGTTTATGGCAGGGCTTGTTTATTTTCCTGCTGCTTTTGTTACAAACATCTGGCAGCTCGTTATTTTAAGGTTTCTGCTCGGTGTGTCGATAGGCGGTATTATCCCTGTGCGGACGGCTTATATCCGTCATAAAGCACCTATTGCCATGCAAGGCGAAGTACTCGGCTATAATACGAGTTTGCGGTTCTTAGGGAATATCATCGGACCGGCCATGGGAGGAATGATTTCCGGCTGGTACGGTTTTTCGGCCGTTTTCTTTATCACAAGCGGACTGCTTGTCCTCTGCGGCGGCACCTTATTAATCGCCCTGCAAAAGAATACACCTTCCATGAAGCGTCACGCTTCATCTATCTAA
- the treP gene encoding PTS system trehalose-specific EIIBC component has protein sequence MDHKKQASQILEAIGGKENISAATHCVTRLRLALHDEGIVDDEKLNKIDAVKGSFSTNGQFQIVIGQGTVDKVYKELVALAGIGESSKEEVKEASKGKMNPLQRGIKTLADIFIPILPAIVTAGLLLGINNILTAQGIFWDDQSVIDVYPQWADIANMIIIIANTAFTFLPGLIGWSAVKRFGGSPILGIVIGLILVHPELLNAWDYGNAVEEGSVPTWNLFGWEIEKIGYQGQVLPVLVAAYVLTKIELFMRKRTPDSIQLLVVGPVALLVTGFLTFMFIGPVTFAIGNFITDGLVAVFDSFATLGGLIYGGLYGVLVITGMHHTFLAVDIQLIGSTGTTFLWPMLALSNIAQGSAAFAIMLASRDEKLKGLGLSSGVSAYLGITEPALFGVNLRFKYPFVIAISSSAIAGLYISARGVLANSIGVGGVPGIFSIVSDYWFDFLIGMAIVIILPLVATYLYAKRKKDV, from the coding sequence ATGGACCATAAAAAACAAGCCTCACAAATTCTTGAGGCCATTGGCGGAAAAGAAAACATTTCAGCAGCCACTCACTGTGTCACTCGACTGCGGTTAGCCCTGCATGATGAAGGAATCGTGGACGACGAAAAGCTGAATAAAATAGATGCTGTAAAAGGTTCTTTCTCAACGAATGGCCAATTCCAGATCGTTATTGGGCAGGGGACAGTGGATAAAGTGTATAAAGAGCTTGTTGCTCTTGCCGGAATTGGCGAATCATCAAAAGAAGAAGTAAAGGAAGCGTCTAAAGGGAAAATGAACCCGCTGCAGCGAGGCATAAAAACTTTAGCTGATATTTTTATACCTATTCTGCCTGCCATCGTTACAGCTGGTTTACTCCTCGGTATTAATAACATACTTACGGCTCAAGGGATCTTTTGGGATGACCAGTCTGTAATCGATGTATATCCGCAATGGGCGGACATTGCCAATATGATCATTATTATTGCGAACACGGCCTTTACCTTTTTACCCGGGCTGATTGGATGGTCAGCAGTTAAAAGGTTCGGGGGAAGTCCGATTCTCGGTATCGTTATTGGTTTAATTCTCGTTCACCCTGAATTATTGAATGCCTGGGATTATGGTAACGCAGTAGAAGAAGGCAGTGTACCGACATGGAACCTGTTCGGATGGGAAATAGAGAAAATTGGTTATCAGGGTCAGGTATTGCCTGTACTTGTAGCAGCTTATGTATTAACGAAAATTGAACTCTTTATGAGAAAAAGAACTCCTGACAGCATACAGCTTCTTGTCGTTGGACCAGTTGCCTTATTAGTTACAGGCTTCTTAACATTTATGTTTATAGGACCAGTTACTTTTGCCATCGGTAACTTTATTACAGATGGTCTTGTTGCCGTATTTGACAGCTTTGCAACACTTGGTGGTTTAATTTATGGTGGACTGTATGGAGTGCTTGTTATTACAGGTATGCACCATACGTTCCTTGCAGTTGATATTCAGTTAATCGGAAGCACAGGAACAACCTTCCTATGGCCGATGCTTGCCCTTTCAAACATTGCCCAAGGTTCTGCAGCCTTTGCTATTATGCTGGCTTCACGAGATGAGAAGCTTAAAGGTCTGGGCTTATCTTCTGGTGTTTCTGCATATTTGGGAATCACAGAACCGGCATTGTTCGGAGTCAACTTGCGCTTTAAGTATCCGTTTGTCATAGCGATTTCTTCTTCCGCTATCGCCGGCCTGTATATTTCAGCACGAGGTGTACTGGCTAACTCTATTGGTGTAGGCGGCGTACCGGGGATCTTCTCGATTGTATCTGATTACTGGTTCGACTTCTTGATTGGGATGGCGATCGTTATCATCCTTCCATTAGTCGCAACTTACCTATATGCCAAACGCAAAAAAGACGTTTAA
- the treC gene encoding alpha,alpha-phosphotrehalase — MTEQTWWKKAVVYQIYPKSFNDTTGNGVGDIQGIIEKLDYLNTLGVDVLWLTPMYKSPQNDNGYDISDYYDIQDEYGTMEDFERLLSETHKRGMKLIMDIVINHTSTEHEWFKESRKSKDNPYRDYYIWKDPVDGGPPTNWQSKFGGNAWEYDEETGQYYLHLFDVTQADLNWENKEVREKLYEMMRFWGEKGVDGFRLDVINLISKDSEFPNDDGSIAPGDGRKFYTDGPKVHEYMQEMNREVFSPYDLMTVGEMSSTTIEHCIRYTAPERKELSMTFNFHHLKVDYPNGEKWTKAPFDFLELKQILSTWQEEMHKGSGWNALFWCNHDQPRVLSRFGDDVNFPDESGKMLATTIHMMQGTPYIYQGEEFGMTNPKFESIDQYRDVESLNAYSILKDKGMKEEEIIEILKQKSRDNSRTPVQWNSDAQAGFTEGTPWIPVADNYEEVNAERVMNQGNSIFAYYQKLIDLRKIHDIITIGDYSLVDEGNDRVFAYTRKADGEALLVVNNFYGGETKFQLPDDVKLEGESEILISNYDDSSEDYRNISLRPYESIVYHFTAK; from the coding sequence ATGACCGAACAAACTTGGTGGAAAAAAGCAGTAGTGTATCAGATTTATCCAAAGAGCTTTAACGATACAACAGGAAATGGTGTGGGCGACATCCAGGGAATTATCGAAAAGCTTGATTATTTAAATACACTCGGGGTCGATGTTTTATGGCTGACCCCGATGTACAAATCACCGCAGAATGATAACGGGTATGACATAAGTGATTACTACGATATTCAGGATGAATATGGAACGATGGAAGACTTTGAGCGTCTTCTCAGCGAAACCCATAAACGCGGCATGAAGCTGATTATGGATATTGTTATTAACCATACGTCTACAGAACACGAATGGTTTAAAGAGTCCAGGAAATCTAAAGACAACCCTTATCGCGACTACTACATCTGGAAAGATCCAGTAGACGGGGGGCCGCCTACGAATTGGCAGTCTAAATTTGGGGGAAATGCCTGGGAATATGATGAAGAAACCGGGCAATATTACTTGCACTTATTTGATGTGACCCAGGCTGATCTCAACTGGGAAAATAAAGAGGTTCGGGAAAAACTATATGAAATGATGCGTTTCTGGGGAGAAAAAGGGGTAGATGGCTTCCGTTTGGATGTCATCAATCTTATTTCCAAAGATTCTGAGTTTCCAAATGATGACGGAAGCATTGCCCCAGGCGATGGACGTAAGTTCTATACAGACGGTCCAAAGGTTCACGAATATATGCAGGAAATGAACCGCGAAGTGTTCAGTCCATATGACCTGATGACAGTAGGGGAAATGTCTTCAACGACAATTGAACATTGCATTCGTTATACCGCTCCGGAACGTAAGGAATTGAGTATGACGTTTAATTTCCACCATTTAAAGGTTGACTATCCAAACGGTGAAAAATGGACGAAGGCTCCTTTTGATTTTCTCGAGTTAAAGCAAATTCTTTCCACTTGGCAGGAGGAAATGCATAAAGGAAGCGGATGGAACGCATTATTCTGGTGTAATCATGACCAGCCTCGTGTATTATCAAGGTTTGGAGACGACGTGAATTTTCCTGATGAATCAGGAAAAATGCTTGCGACAACAATTCATATGATGCAGGGGACTCCTTATATTTATCAGGGAGAAGAATTCGGTATGACGAATCCAAAGTTTGAGTCGATTGATCAATATCGTGATGTTGAGTCTCTTAATGCCTATTCCATTTTGAAGGATAAAGGCATGAAGGAAGAAGAAATTATTGAGATTTTAAAACAGAAATCCAGGGATAACTCAAGAACTCCTGTCCAGTGGAACAGCGATGCTCAGGCAGGATTTACTGAAGGAACACCTTGGATTCCGGTCGCAGATAATTATGAAGAAGTAAATGCCGAGCGAGTAATGAATCAGGGGAATTCTATTTTTGCTTATTACCAGAAGCTGATTGACTTACGTAAAATCCATGACATTATCACGATCGGTGATTACTCTTTAGTTGATGAGGGAAATGACCGGGTGTTTGCTTATACTAGAAAAGCTGATGGGGAAGCCCTGCTTGTCGTTAATAATTTCTACGGTGGTGAGACTAAATTCCAACTGCCGGACGATGTTAAGCTTGAAGGTGAATCAGAAATTTTAATTAGTAACTATGATGACTCTTCTGAGGATTATCGAAATATTTCACTAAGACCGTATGAATCCATCGTTTACCATTTTACAGCTAAATGA
- the treR gene encoding trehalose operon repressor, translating to MKNKFILIYNDLVQKIQQGEFKAGDTLPSEHDLSEQFSTSRETLRKALNLLSQNGYIQKVRGKGSVVLDHSKFEFPVSGLTSFKELSEQLGQDFKTIAHEVYLETADNQLKTRLNCSTGLKIWKVTRSRMINGERIILDKDYIRADIVPELTKTIVENSLYEYFEEELGLEISFAKKEIVVEPVSDEDKEHLDVKDHSQVVVIRSYVYLADATLFQYTESRHRPDKFQFVDFARRTK from the coding sequence ATGAAAAATAAATTTATTCTTATTTATAATGACTTAGTACAAAAAATTCAACAGGGCGAATTTAAGGCGGGAGATACACTGCCGTCTGAGCATGATCTCTCTGAACAGTTTTCCACTTCCAGAGAAACACTAAGAAAAGCGCTAAATTTGCTTTCTCAAAATGGCTATATTCAAAAGGTCAGAGGGAAGGGTTCTGTCGTATTGGACCACAGTAAGTTTGAGTTCCCAGTCTCTGGGTTAACAAGCTTTAAAGAACTATCAGAGCAGCTCGGCCAGGATTTCAAGACGATTGCTCACGAGGTGTACCTCGAAACGGCAGATAATCAGCTAAAAACACGGCTTAACTGCTCAACAGGTCTGAAAATCTGGAAAGTAACCCGATCCCGTATGATCAATGGGGAACGGATTATTCTCGATAAAGATTACATTCGCGCTGATATCGTGCCCGAGCTGACAAAGACGATTGTGGAAAACTCCTTATATGAGTATTTTGAAGAGGAGCTCGGCCTGGAGATCAGCTTTGCGAAAAAAGAGATTGTGGTAGAACCTGTATCCGACGAGGACAAAGAACATCTTGACGTGAAGGACCATTCTCAAGTCGTCGTCATTCGCAGTTATGTCTATCTCGCGGATGCTACGCTATTTCAGTACACAGAATCCCGTCACCGGCCCGATAAGTTTCAGTTTGTTGATTTTGCCAGACGTACTAAATAA
- a CDS encoding rhodanese-like domain-containing protein — MFFKSFFDEKLAQMSYMVGCQKTGEALVIDPARDIQPYLETADKEGFEISAVTETHIHADFLSGARELANASNGKLYLSDEGHNDWKYVYAKDYDHQWLKGGDKFYVGKVRLDVLHTPGHTPESLSFLLTDEGGGSSVPMGIFTGDFVFVGDIGRPDLLEKAAGAEGTSEQGAKEMYQSLQRFKELPDYVQLWPGHGAGSACGKALGAVPSSTVGYEKINNWALKADNEKAFIDELLDGQPEPPNYFADMKKLNKEGPALLREAPKVKQVGIQELQEKISSGAAVIDTRSKEEFAEGHIEGTLSIPINKGFANWAGWLINYDKEIAVISEPDKVEEIQQALQSIGLDNLTSYTDAQEVEQLDNLETYQSISPEEFDREYRGKDNYVIVDVRTQEEWDEEHIEEAVHVMIGTLPDRLDEIPEGKTPIVHCQSGVRSAIAASILQANGYKGVLNLKGGFGAWKKYNEAS, encoded by the coding sequence ATGTTTTTTAAATCATTTTTTGATGAGAAACTCGCTCAAATGTCTTATATGGTAGGCTGCCAAAAGACAGGAGAAGCATTAGTAATAGACCCAGCCCGTGATATACAGCCTTATCTTGAGACAGCCGATAAAGAGGGCTTTGAAATTAGTGCGGTGACAGAAACCCATATTCATGCTGATTTTTTATCTGGAGCCAGAGAACTTGCAAACGCATCAAATGGTAAACTTTATCTCTCGGATGAAGGACATAACGATTGGAAGTACGTTTATGCAAAAGATTACGACCATCAGTGGCTGAAAGGCGGCGACAAATTTTATGTAGGGAAGGTTCGTCTGGATGTCCTGCATACACCGGGGCATACACCGGAAAGCTTGTCGTTTCTTCTAACAGATGAAGGCGGCGGTTCTTCTGTGCCAATGGGAATATTTACGGGTGACTTTGTTTTTGTAGGGGATATAGGTCGTCCGGATCTTCTGGAGAAAGCAGCCGGGGCAGAAGGAACGTCAGAACAAGGGGCTAAAGAAATGTATCAATCTCTTCAGCGTTTTAAAGAGCTTCCAGACTATGTCCAGCTCTGGCCTGGCCATGGTGCCGGCAGTGCATGCGGCAAGGCTCTAGGTGCTGTACCATCCTCTACCGTCGGATATGAAAAGATAAACAACTGGGCGCTGAAGGCAGATAACGAAAAAGCATTTATCGATGAGCTTCTGGATGGACAGCCTGAACCGCCGAACTACTTTGCCGATATGAAAAAGTTAAACAAAGAAGGGCCGGCACTTCTGAGGGAAGCCCCGAAGGTTAAACAAGTAGGCATTCAAGAACTTCAGGAAAAAATAAGCAGCGGTGCTGCCGTTATTGATACCCGTTCTAAAGAGGAATTTGCGGAGGGGCATATCGAAGGAACCCTAAGCATTCCAATCAATAAAGGCTTTGCTAATTGGGCAGGGTGGCTGATTAATTATGATAAGGAAATTGCTGTAATCAGTGAGCCTGATAAAGTGGAAGAAATCCAGCAGGCCTTGCAATCAATTGGTTTAGACAATCTTACAAGCTATACGGATGCTCAGGAGGTTGAACAGCTCGATAACCTGGAAACTTACCAGAGCATCTCACCAGAAGAATTTGATAGAGAATACAGAGGCAAAGACAATTACGTGATTGTTGACGTAAGAACCCAGGAAGAATGGGATGAAGAGCATATAGAAGAGGCTGTTCATGTGATGATCGGGACACTGCCTGACCGTTTGGATGAAATACCAGAAGGAAAAACTCCAATTGTACACTGCCAGTCCGGTGTGCGGTCTGCTATCGCTGCCAGTATTCTGCAGGCAAATGGATATAAGGGAGTATTAAACCTTAAGGGCGGATTCGGAGCATGGAAGAAATATAACGAAGCCTCATAG